Below is a window of Rhodoglobus vestalii DNA.
CGTCCAGCGACCGGACCCGGCCAACTCGTCTACAATCGCTTGGTCAGGACTAGGGAGGTTCGTATGTCGATTGGTAAATCCCTTCGACCAGCCTCGAACGCGGATGACGAGATCATCGGCAGCGTGATTGGTGGGCGTTACCGAGTTACCAGCCTTATCGGCCGTGGCGGCATGGCTTCGGTCTACCGCGCCACCGACCAGTCGCTGCCGCGTGAAGTCGCACTCAAACTGATGCTGCCGGGGATGGCCGACCCTGACGAAATAAGCCGCCAACACAATGAAATCGACACCCTCGCAACGCTCAACCACCACGCGCTGGTGACCCTCTTTGATGCGGGTACCGAGAAGACACAGGCCGCTGATCGCGTGTTTCTCGTCATGGAGTTCATCGACGGACCGAACCTGCGCGAGGTAATGACAGCGCCGCTTCCACCGGGGCTGGTGGCACATCTCGGCGCCGATATCGCGGAGGCCCTGCATTACATGCACGGCCGGGGTATTGTGCACCGGGACGTCAAACCTGCCAACATCCTGATGGCGCATTCGGAGCTTCCTAGCCGCCAATTCCATGCGAAACTTGCCGACTTCGGCATCGCCCGACTGGTCGACGGAAGCAGACTGACCTCGACAGGCATCATCATCGGCAGTGCGAGCTATCTGAGTCCGGAACAGGCAAGGGGCGGCGAGACAGCAGGGGCATCCGATGTTTACTCGCTCGGTCTTGTGCTGTTGGAAGCGCTGACCGGCGAGAAGGCTTTCCCCGGAAGCACCATCGAAACGATCAGCGCGCGGCTGAATAGCACGCCGACCGTGCCAGATACACTTGGCGAGGTCTGGGGCGAGCTACTGACGAACATGACAGCGCTTGATGCTGAGCATCGGCCCCCTACGATGGACGTTGCCGTCGCAATGCGAAAGCTTGCCAGCGCGTCCGAAGGCACGGAAGTGAACGTCGTCGCCCCGATCGGCATGACCGAATCGCTTGGCAATGACAATGAGGACGGAACGGCTCTAGGAGCAACCAAGGCGTATACCGCGGTAGTGACCGAAGCAACGGAAGCGTTGAGCGGGCCAGACACAGTGACGCAGGTGTCGAAACCCGTTATAATTTCGTCGCCCAGCCGCCCGGAGCCGAGAGTCACCGCACCAAAGCGCCCGCTCAGGTCTATCCGCAAGAAGACCATCGGCTTCGCCATCGCTGCCGTCGTGGTTATCGCCGCCACGGTTGGTGCGGTTTCCTGGTCGAACTCCCAGCCTCCGGCCGCCGCACCCGCGCCGACGTATCCAGAGGTATCCGGCACGTTGGGTACACACCTCAAACAGCTCCAGGAAAGCGTGACACCATGAGCGCTTGGGGACGCGCGGCCACTCGAATCGTCGCTGCAGCGTGCGCCGTAATGTTGGTCACCGCAGCACTCAGTGGGTGCGCGCCGACGAAACCAGAACTTGACTCTGTGTCAGCCTCAACAATGCAGGAATCCGTCGCCGCCGTAACGCAGGCAGCCGCCGACGGCGACCCCGCAGGTGCCCTCGCCGCCCTTGACACTCTTGAGGCACAGCTGAAGGAGGACACCGCGTCGGGCCTGATAAGTGCTGATCGAAGTGCCCAAATTCAGGCGTCAATTGACCTCGTCCGTGCCGACCTCACCGCCGCTCTGCCCGAGCCCTCACCGACTCCTACCGAGAAGGACCCTGGTAAGTCTGGAGACAAGGGCGACGACAAGGAGGACGACAAGAAAGATGACAGGAAAGATAAAAATGGCTAGGGCCCAGGTGAACAAAAGGCGCAACGAGGCAACGCTAACGTGCCTCGATCTCTTCCCAGCGTTCACCGACTTCGTCGCGCATCCAGATGGTCTGACTGGCCGGTTCCAGTAGAACGTCTACAGACCAGTACGTTTCGCCCAGATTTCAGCCGGAGATGACGCCTGCAGTCCCTTCATCAATAGGAATGGATGTCCCCACAGCAGCCACGTAGGCGGCAGGGAAAGATGAATCGCGTCGAAATCGCGAGCGACGTGCGACCGGTAGGGAATGACCCACCAGCCTGCGCGTCCGGCCGCGCGGTACCAGTCGTGGCGTCGTCGGGGCGACCACGATGTGGCCGGCAAGTAGGGTGCTCACATCTAGGAACATCAGGTCAGCCTAAGTCTTAGCAACCTGCAGCTTCGAGCCTTGCAGCACGAAACGAAACTGTTCCTCCGAATCGGTCTCGTTAGGGGTGAAACTTTCCCGCGTGGTTCCGGTGAGCCCTCCCGCGGCGCAAATTGCCGGTGCGTTCCCGCCCGAAGATTGTCGTCGAAACAGGCAGCGCAGGCTAAAATCGGTTCTGCCTGAGGTTTTACGAAGGAAGAAGCGATCACCCCGTGGCCTATCAACCGAAGTCTGCCCACCATGAGCGCATGAGCGTGCAGCACGTGCGCAGGTGGTCTGCGCTGCTCGGGGTTCTCAGTGCTGCCGGCACACTCGCCGTTGCCGAACTCGTCGCCCTCGTTGTCGCTCCCGCGAGCAGCCCGGTGCTGGCTGTTGGCTCTCTCGTCATCGACCTCGCGCCGGCATGGTTAAAAGACTTCACGATCGCGCTGTTCGGTACGAACAATAAATTGGTGTTGCTGCTCTGCCTCGGTGTTCTGGTGTTGCTTCTCGCGCTGATTGTGGGTGTTCTTGAGTACGGAAAACCGGGCTGGGGCGTTGTCGGGCTCGTGGCGGTCGGTGTGATCGCAACTATCGCGGTCGCAACGCGCGCCGAGGCCACCGCAGTGTGGCCCCTCTCTCCGGTTCTCGGTGTGGCCGCGGGGGTGCTGTTGCTGCGGCTCGGGATGATCCGGCTGCGCCGCTGGGTGCGCACGACGGCGGTGACCGGCGTTCCCGAGGCAACCAACGCAACGCCCGCTACTGTTCCGGCCGGTCGCAAGGCCAGCCGCCGCGACTTCCTGCGTTTCGTCGGGGTCACATCGGTTGGCGCCGTGCTGGTGGGCATCGGCGCGCGGGTGGCGAACGCTGGCGCCACCGCCGTGGATACTGTTCGCAGGGCGCTGACCCTCCCCGCCCCCGCAATCCCTGCCCCGCCAATTCCCGCGGGTG
It encodes the following:
- a CDS encoding serine/threonine-protein kinase — its product is MSIGKSLRPASNADDEIIGSVIGGRYRVTSLIGRGGMASVYRATDQSLPREVALKLMLPGMADPDEISRQHNEIDTLATLNHHALVTLFDAGTEKTQAADRVFLVMEFIDGPNLREVMTAPLPPGLVAHLGADIAEALHYMHGRGIVHRDVKPANILMAHSELPSRQFHAKLADFGIARLVDGSRLTSTGIIIGSASYLSPEQARGGETAGASDVYSLGLVLLEALTGEKAFPGSTIETISARLNSTPTVPDTLGEVWGELLTNMTALDAEHRPPTMDVAVAMRKLASASEGTEVNVVAPIGMTESLGNDNEDGTALGATKAYTAVVTEATEALSGPDTVTQVSKPVIISSPSRPEPRVTAPKRPLRSIRKKTIGFAIAAVVVIAATVGAVSWSNSQPPAAAPAPTYPEVSGTLGTHLKQLQESVTP